The Syngnathus acus chromosome 2, fSynAcu1.2, whole genome shotgun sequence genomic interval GTGCAACAAGTATAAAGTCATtgaacccaaaaaaataaccatGTTTGTGCTGGATGAGGCAGACGTCATGATCGCCACTCAAGGTCATCGTGACCAGAGCATCCGCGTCCACAGGTTAGGACCAGCACAGCCACATGAATAGAGGGCTTAACAAATGGATGCTTGAATAGATTGGCACTCAGATATTCAGCACCCAATTTTAAAATTCGTACTCCGGTGAAAAGGTACGGAGCCTTCACAGCgcttcaaaaaaataattttgattcCACACTATCTTCTTTCTCTATAATGACAATggattctttattttatttattcattgattaATTTTAAATGCCGTTTCAGatttagaaataaataaatcttgtcAGTAGTCTCAGCCTTTGCCATGCTCAAATGAGACTTTGGGACCATCCTTTTCCTCGATCATCACTGATGCATATACGGCTTCATTGGAGTCCTCATTCAGTGAAGCCAGCTAATTGGACATGATTGAGGGGGGGGAACTAATAAAGGTCTCAGAGTTGACAGTGCACGCCATTGGGACAGACTGAGCATGAAATCAAAGTAATTGTCTGCAAGGCAACCAGACAGGGTAGTCTCAAAGTACAGATCTCGAAAAGGGTACAGAAAGAAATCTGCCACATGGAAGATCCGAGTGAGGTCAGTGACCTCTATCATCCGTCTGGTCTGATGACGCAAAGATTGAAGTCTTTGGCATGCCAGACATGTTTTCTGTccagacattttgaaaaaggttTGCGCTTGGGAGAACACAGTGTTCGGAGAGTGGATTTTGATTCATTCTCTATTCAAACAGAAATTTGATCCATAAGACTGTTAGGGTAGGTTCCAgcacccccgtggggacaagtgggatggatggatggacggacggacggacgggtggatggatgggaaACATTCCATTAGACATCGACTTTGTTTGTGAAGATAGGTTTTACCACAAGTGATGTTATTGCTCGGATTGAACCTGGGGAAATATGCCAATGATCCTTGATCATAAGGCACCACAAGTTATTGAATTGATGTAACTTTATTCCTCCCCCTCGTGCTAATGTAGGCAGCTACCAAAAGACTGCCAGATGCTCTTCCTCTCTGCGACTTTTGAGGAGGAGGTGTGGAGGTTTGCCGAATTGATCGTTCCCGAGCCCAACATCATTCGACTGCGACGTGAGGAGGAGACTCTGGACACCATCAAGCAGTTTTATGTCCTCTGCGGGAACAAGGAGGACAAATTCACTATTCTGTGTGACCTCTATGCGACTATGACTGTAGCGCAGGCCATGATCTTCTGCCACGTAAGTAGTCAAGCGCCGTGTATGGCTATATTGTTATTAGGGatatacaatttttttgaaGACTGATCCTAATAATGGTTTCCCACAATATTTCCGAAACTATCACTGCAAGAAATTATTTCCGGAATTCTTTTGCAATGTGTCTCAATTGATAATCTCTCCAAAATTCCTAGAAAATCATAAAGTCCCTTGAATTGTGATAAATTTTTTTGAACTGATAAAATAATGGGGTAATTGAAATTTGACTTGGTTCAGTAAAGGTTAAGACACACTACTTTAGTGTTTGTATCTCCATGAAAGATTCAAAGTGAATTATTCTGCGCAGACTCGTAAAACGGCGTCTTGGCTGTCTGCAAAACTGACCAATGAAGGCCACAGTGTGGCGCTGCTGAGTGGGGAATTAACCGTGATCCAGAGAGCGAGCATCATTAAACGCTTTCGAGATGGCAAAGAGAAGGTTCTTGTCACCACAAACGTTTGTTCCAGGGGTAAGAGGCAGAAGTCCGGTGCCAAACTGCATTtagtgtcatttttgttttgatgctaACAGCAGCTAACAACTTTTAACTGGCTAATActgcaatgaaatgaaaatactgTTTGATAATGTATCactaattattttgttttgtctcgaGGCATTGATGTGGAACAGGTCTCATTGGTGGTCAACTTTGACCTCCCCGTGGACATGGCCGGAAACGCAGATTACGAGACGTACCTTCACCGGATTGGCCGCACGGGACGTTTTGGAAGGCGCGGCTTTGCCATTAACATGGTGGACAGTGAATCCGGCATGGATGTCATCAGACAAATTGAGATGCATTTTGGTACCTTTCACCACGCACGCCTCCAGTTTAAAGAATGTAAACATGAGGATGTTGACATTTGTTTCTCTTTATCTCTCAGACAGGAATATCCTCAAACTTGACACACGGAATGTTGAGGAAATAGAAAAGCAGTTGAACTGAACACTCAACTGCTGTTGTTACGTCCCAGCGACTGATCTGCCCAGTGCCGCTTTATTGTTTACAAGGTGTTGACTATGCAGAAAGTTTTGTTTGAGCTGCACTTTTGATTCATTCAGAGTAGCAAACTGCTACGCCGGGCTTTTCAAGCCGAgtgtgctttattttgttcttcttcgtttgctgtgttttattttatttgttgtttgaacGTTTGCATGGCGTTTTGAATATTCTAGTGTAGTGATAAATCTATTTTGATAAATATATCAAACGTTGCCTTTAAACTGTGTTGTGGTTCCTTATGTCGAAACTATTTCAACCATCAGTTGAAGGATGATGAGTATCTGCAGTCTCGAATAAAATATTCTGTTACCATGAATCAACCGTACTATATTCACAAGAGTCACTTTCACGCCACCTTCCCTGCAAATGGGCCATGaagatttatttttggcaTTAATACACCTCTGAAGTCACAGTAAACTTGAACTGCCATCATGCAACACGTCAGTATGCCTTACAAGAGGAGTTGCAATTGCATCTCCAAagattagaatatcatgaatatGTCCAGTTCAAAGTTCATATTCAGAGGTTCACTATACAATGGCTAAACTGCTGCATTAAAATGTGAAGGCAACAATGGCACATTGTGAAATCTGGCCAATCACTGTTGCATATGTATACCTTTTACATCTCTAAAAAGTCAAAGAATCTAAATACTAAGGATCAATAAAATGAGCACATAAATTGGGCTCTTTTTATTCCTGCTCCTGTCCATTTAGAGTGGTGTGATGCACAGTAGTGATCTGTCGTGGATGCCACACTGAACCagagtcaagtccaagtctgtgaagctcctgcgTGGCACATCCATGGTTGCTATAGAAACCTCTCCGTACCGGGTCCCGAACCTGGCCTCTGCGCAGTCCCTCACAGTCCGCAATGGATCTGCGGGATCAAAGAGCCTCTCGAACCTGCCGCCGCACGGCGCCCTGATAGCCAGCAGCAAAGTGCCGATCCTGTCGGGCTCACGGCCGCAACCACGTGACCCTCCCCCATCTGAGGACGATCGGCTCGCATTTCCTGAGCGTGCCTTCGCGATGGCGGGGAGGACCTTGTACTTGTTGAGGTCAGGAAAGTCCGGCGCGTTTAAGTTGCCGTGAAAATTGGCAGGCTCGCGTCGGGAGCAGAGGTCCCTGGTTGTCCTACCAGACCCCGGTTGCCCACGGACGGCACCCATGTCACGACTTGCCCCACTTTTAGACTTTGACCTCGTGAAATCCATCCAGTTAAGTTCAGTGATGCTGTTTGTTTCTCTGCTTCTGTTGTCAAAGTGTTAACCTGCGCAATCATCCATGTTAGCACGAAGGATTCTAGCCCAAGCTTTCTTTCAACTTTCGACTGGAAGCGCTTTTAGTTCGAGTGTCACTGTTGTTGCTATAGCAGCCCGGTTGTCGGGACAACCATTGGCTTTACAGCCTCTGCTGTTCATATCATGTAACTgcacccaaaaacaaaaaaactcaatgtTTGGCTTGtgacaaatgaaaatcaaGGGATAATTATCcaacaaaatatgaatgctcaattgttagagtggtgcataacgtaaatatgaaaaatatagCCCTTGGTAATtttctgtatttaaaaaaaaacagctattTTGTCTAACATGCACTACaattatattttatcatgATTATAACCACTGTCAAACATTAAGGGGATATGCATTGGTAAATGAAACGAAacgaaaaataaatacagtgatAATTGACTATTAAGAGACATACTGCaagcattatttttattggatGGAATGATTCAAAATAGTACAGTAATTTAAATAATCTAACATGATGAGAATTCATgctgttcatttttcaaaaggttTTATAATTACAGCAACCACATAAAACATGACATACACTTGGCCAAACTTGCCTTTTACATTCAATGGTTGATGCAGAAATGTACTTACATTAAATGTACTTGATGTGTCTGCAatcaatatttgtgtttgtgtatgttaaACAACTTTTATTGTTAAATCTTCCAGTATATTTCGCTAAACCAGCATATTAGATATATAAACAATCCCCAGTTGTGCATTACGTTTTCACATGTCAagttgaaaacatttgcagtTATTGTAAACATGAGTAGCTTTTAGCTaggatgacaaaaaaaggctTCCCTTTTCCACCAGACATGATCGTAATTGCTCTGACAAAATGATTacacaagaaataaaaatggtgtTCCACCACGCAGCTATTGCACAATCTCCAGCAACAGTCACCATTAGTCATGCTAACATGTTTCTATGGCAAGTTGAGCAGGTTGTTCTTCGCATAAAGTTCCTCTGTGATACGATACACTTCGGAAATGAGAGGCACGGCTTCCCCCAAGACGGCCGCCACTTTCTCCGGGGGGCCCACGTTCATCACCTCAAAGAAGGCGGGGCGCCCTGGTAGCATGCAGAAGGCCACACCTGCCGCCTTGCGCACCACCCACGGGTGGTAATGCGCCAGGGACTCGTTGTAGGCTTCGGCGCACATAACTGACGTCTTGCTGTCTTCGGTGCTGATCCTCAGCCGCTCCAGGAAGAGTTCCAGCCACCTAAGCGCACGATGCAGCCTCAGGAGAGTACGAGTGCCCGATTCGGGATGACTGCCTCGCTTGTCGATGTCCACCAGTCCGTTGTCCAGCTCGTATCGTACCATGGACTGCACGGTCGCGTAGTGAGAGTTTGTATCTCCTTTGAGCAAATTCACCAAGACCTGGATCTTATTGGTGGCATCCTTCGAAATGAATCCAAAGACGGACCCCAAGCAGTTCAAAAACCTGGCAAAGGTAAACATTAACAAGTTGTGTTTTCAAATATGTCTGTGCTCATGCAGTGCAGATCACATTGCAATATGTAGtggttggctttttttttttttttcagaccatAGTTATCATGTCCCATTGCCAGGTCATAATGACTGTTTTGCAatgaataaagacatttttaagaaAAGACACCTTCTCTTGAACATGGAGAAGACTAACATCTTAATTTATGCTCCCAATGCTCATAGTACAATGTTCCATTGGCAACACATGAAAAAGGTGGTACTGAGAATACctgcagtgtgaaaataaacatgaattTGAAAGGTTAAAATATACTTTGTACTCATGACCAAAAAACAAtgctggaatttttttttaaaaaacattagaATGTACTTACTTTATAAGACCTCGCCAGCCAGACACGTAGTTTTCTAGAATGACAGCTTTGTCTTCAGACAAACACACCTTGAAAGTGCTCAGGACCTCTTCAAAGCAGAATTTCGGATCATCTAACGTCACAGAATCAGCCATTGTGGGAGGCTGTCTCGTCCAGGGTTTGCCAAACTTTATTGAGACAAGACACCCATTTAAAGTGGGGAAATCTTATGGTAAtccaacaaacaaaattgtCACTACAAGTACAAATAAGCATTTCATCTTTATATTCTCACTAATTGACGTGAGAAATCTGGGCCTGTGGAAGTGACACAAACCTGATATACTCACAGGGTTACATGAGTTTTGTAAAGATAGCAACAggtttattgtcatttttgtcctgCGTCTACCAGtcaaaaacaatgcaataaTAAGGTCTGGCAGCAGGAGGCCGGAGAATTCTACGTAAACAAAATTCCATTCATATCCACCCGATCACCTGTGCAATACGTTACTGACGCTACATCAAGAGTTATCTATCATATATGAACATGATAAATTGTGGAAATGCATTCGTATATTACAACACGACACAATGAAGTAAAACATTACCTGCCAATCCAATTTGACGCTTATTTCCGGGACGAACTCCAACAGTGTTCAGAATACACCGGAAATATGatgtttccaaaacaaaagtattCCACTCAAAGTAGAACGGAACATGgaagacatattttgtgaattcTAAACATttattacgtttttttttactcatccTTACTTCCTCCAGTCCTTTAATTGTCATATTCTGTGCAGTCATTGCAACATTTAAACGTGACTTCCAGCAATCTAAAACTATAATAtcctttgttttgaaatcaagGCCGGAATCTGAAACTGTGTTCACGTTTTTGGTTGGCTTGACCCCACAAGAGCGAAATCCGCACAGTTGCGCACTTTTACAGTATTTAAGACAATAAACAATTCACATTGAATGACTATGTGTCCATAATCATACTTTCGGACCGCTTTTGTAATATCGCTTAAATTAAACGGGCGATAAAATGCCGGAAATAAAAGTAACACCGCTGGGTGAGTTCACTTGCTAGCTAGCATCAGCACAGCCTACGTCAAAGTTACGAATATATAAATTCAACATAACAATTATGTATTAGTTTTAGTACAAATAAGGCTGAGCTTTGTCTGCGATTGTATTCTCAAATATTTGGACGTTTGACATATGGAAGTGCAGGAGAGGTTTTTAGCCGGAATGCTAACAAGTCAAAAGCAAtcatgttttgcatttgtttttgttgtgacgTTCTCCTGgtattttgtttattcaaGGTGCTGGACAGGATGTTGGACGCAGCTGCATCATCGTCTCCATCGGAGGCAAAAACATCATGCTGGACTGCGGCATGCACATGGGATACAATGACGATGTGAGATTACTTTGCCCAAAACAGGGGCTTCTCCTTTCATTTAGATCGCATATACTTTCCATGCAATGCATGATAAACATGGTACCGCTAAAATCAtttgttattgtgtgtgttctgCAGACAACAAAATGCAATTGTCCTCTCATTCCTAAAACATGAAAGTTAAGGACTTGCCTAAACGCTAATCTATCACAAGACAAGTAAATTATAACAAGTAAAATTGTCCTTTGTGTCCTgctttttgtgtttacttaCTCGTTGAGATTTTTTGGGATATACTTTGTCGAAAATAAATCTTGTTGTCGTTCCAGAGACGCTTCCCAGACTTCTCGTACATCATTCAGAATGGGCGCTTGACAGACTATTTGGATTGTGTGATCATCAGGTTGGTTTCGACAGCTCAAATACCTTCAGAACTTGTAGACAGCCTGTCCAGAACTTTCTGCTCTTGTCAGCCATTTCCACTTGGACCACTGTGGCGCTCTGCCCTACATGAGCGAGATGGTGGGATATGACGGGCCCATCTACATGACGCATCCCACCAAGGCCATCTGCCCCATCCTGCTAGAGGACTTCCGCAAGATCACCGTGGACAAAAAGGGAGAGACCAACTTCTTTACCTCGCAAATGATCAAGGATTGCATGAAGAAAGTCATCCCACTCAACTTGCACCAGACTGTCCAGGTGGGCTCTTAATGTCAGACCAATTAGAACCATGACGTGtcatcttttcttttaattgaggtgtgtgtctgtgcttgtgtttgtgcagGTGGATGACGAACTGGAGATCAAGGCATACTACGCTGGCCATGTTCTCGGTGCTGCCATGGTGCACATCAAAGTGGGCTCAGAGTCGGTGGTCTACACTGTGAGTGTGAACCTTTTTAATAAGCGGTATAATAGCTTACATTCATATTGTAACATATTTTACACAGCTTAAATATGCTTTTGCACTTGTGCTGCATTTTTGACGTTGAAGTTAAGGTTGAATGTTTTATTGGTTTTATAGCATCAAAAAGAATTTGAAATCCTGGCTTGAAAGCCTAATATGAAGCATCCGCTCGACATAACCGCCACTGTCTTGTCTCATTTAGGGCGACTACAACATGACACCAGACAGACATttggggtattttttttttttaattgtcacgCATGCATACAAATAAGTTAACCTCTTACTATTACAACTTTGAACCAACAATTTGTAAACCCACTGCGGGTGGTTTGAGACAACTTAGTGTTGACTCGTCCCCTGTTGCCTTGCGCATTTGCAGTGCCGCTTGGATCGACAAGTGCCGTCCGGACCTTCTCATCTCCGAGTCAACATATGCCACCACCATACGAGACTCAAAGAgatgcagagagagagactttcTGAAGAAAGTGCACGAATCCATCGAACGAGGCGGAAAAGTATTGCTTAACCCTCACATGGAGGTTTTGTCATTCTTCCCAAGCTTTTACAGAcccattattattttgttcaggtTCTTATCCCAGTGTTTGCCCTTGGAAGAGCCCAGGAACTCTGCATCCTTTTGGAAACATTTTGGTAAATTGTAGTAAGAGAAGAAGTACTTCTGGGAAGGAGGAGGGCGCAGATCATTTTCTGTTCGTATGTTAATTAGCTGTCTTTGACAGGGAGAGAATGAACTTGAAGGCTCCTATCTACTTCTCCACGGGGCTGACCGAGAAAGCCAATCATTATTACAAGCTGTTCATCACCTGGACCAACCAGAAGATCAGGAAAACATTTGTGCAGAGGAACATGTTTGAATTCAAGCACATCAAACCCTTTGATCGCTCGTACGCTGACAACCCGGGACCAATggtgagttgttgttttttttatttactttcgAGGGCTGTCTGCTTCACGAAAATAATGAACGCCTCGATAGGTGGTATTTGCAACACCAGGAATGCTACACGCTGGACAGTCGTTGCAGATCTTCAAGAAATGGGCCGGCAATGAGAAGAACATGGTGAGTGTCtttcaagaaagaaaaaaaaaaattaagcgaAGCAACAGTTgatgtacaaaaaaatcatctgaCAGGTCATCATGCCAGGTTACTGCGTACAAGGAACAATCGGACACAAGATCCTGAATGGACAGAGGAAACTGGAGATGGAGGGCAGAGCGACGGTAAGGTTGCTTTTACCATAATTTGATTTCTGTGCTCCAAATCAGTCCATGGCACATGCAAACACCACACTGTGATGCTCTTAGTTGGACGTCAAGCTGCAGGTGGAGTACATGTCCTTCAGCGCCCACGCCGACGCCAAGGGCATCATGCAGCTCATCCGGATGGCCGAACCTCGCAACATGCTGCTCGTGCACGGTGAGGCGGTCAAGATGGAGTTCCTCAAGGGCAAGATCGAGCAGGAGTTCAGTGAGTGGATGGATATTGAACGCTTCACGTGTTTGCTAGCCTTCGGGCCTCACGTGAGACGTGCGTTATCTCTCGTCCCACAGGTATCGACTGCTACATGCCTGCAAACGGCGAGACAACTACAGTGACTACAAATCCCAAAGTTCCCATTGATATGTCTCTCAACCTTCTCAAGAGGGAAATGGCACTCGGAGGTAAGTCTGACTTTATTAACCAAAGATTTGTGCCGGAAAGCTTAAAAAAACTATGCAATTGGAATACTGCGATGTGTTGCTGGAAGTTGCATGTGTGCACATTTACTAAATACGTCACCGTTTTTAGAATAAATTGTGTATTTGTATCTATTTGTAACTCCATTTCAGGGCCTTTACCCGATCCCAAAAAACCTCGCATCATGCACGGAACCCTCATCATGAAAGATAATGTAAGTTTGAAGAGAGACCACTCGCAACACTATCACTTACACAAAATCCTAAAACCCAACAAAAGTCATATATTGTGCTTGTGGAAAGATAAAGGCAGAGACATGttcattgtttattattgtttgttcTATTCAGTGgtgtaaaaatgtcattatgaTGTGAACGTGGTCCTTTGGGTGAAAATGTAATCTTTTGACCGGACGCAGAGTCTCAAGCTGGTGTCCTCGGAACAAGCCCTTAAAGAGCTTGGACTCAACGAACATCAGTTGCGATTCACGTGTCGCGTGCAGCTCCACGACCCGCACAGTGACCCTGACACGCTTCgaaaaatatacacacacctcAAGAGGTCAGGTCCTCCAATTCTTTACTCCAACTGGTCCGGGCTGCTCTAAGCCAAAATGCCTGAGgcgatttgtgtgtgtgtaagtctAAGCGCGAGcaccacattattttttttttttcccctcgctGCAGTGTCTTGAAGGGGTACACCATCCAACACCTTCCCGATGGCACCGTCATGGTGGAGTCCATCGTCATCAAAGTGTCATCTTCATCAGAGGAAGCTAATACGAAGGTCATCCTGCTTTCCTGGAGTTATCAGGTAAAGTGCCTTGAAAGTGGCAAGACTGACAAAAAAGCAGCACGGCTTTGACAGTAACACCTTTCACATTGGCCGTTTAAGCCGCTCTTTTGCGGAATTTTTCACCGGCTCACTGCCCTTAGTGTAAAATAGGCAATATACATTCTGAATTCAAAATGACAGGTTTGATAAAATCCTTGACCATCTCTTTGCTGCGCTTTTTCTAACTTTAAATTTCTTTTCCATTAGGATGAAGACCTTGGGAGCTTCC includes:
- the LOC119117060 gene encoding ceramide-1-phosphate transfer protein; this encodes MADSVTLDDPKFCFEEVLSTFKVCLSEDKAVILENYVSGWRGLIKFLNCLGSVFGFISKDATNKIQVLVNLLKGDTNSHYATVQSMVRYELDNGLVDIDKRGSHPESGTRTLLRLHRALRWLELFLERLRISTEDSKTSVMCAEAYNESLAHYHPWVVRKAAGVAFCMLPGRPAFFEVMNVGPPEKVAAVLGEAVPLISEVYRITEELYAKNNLLNLP
- the zgc:193690 gene encoding ATP-dependent RNA helicase DDX19A, with product MSEKWEGDKVDRAEVSLLSKIISRTLVRSRYEVEVLQRDPTSPLFSVKTFEELRLKPELLKGVYSMGFNRPSVIQEKALPMMLAQPPQNLIAQSQSGTGKTAAFSLAMLSHVKVDQKWTQALCIAPTYELALQIGQVMEQMGKFCPDIKLAYAIRGCNAERASQLQEQIVVGTPGTILDWCNKYKVIEPKKITMFVLDEADVMIATQGHRDQSIRVHRQLPKDCQMLFLSATFEEEVWRFAELIVPEPNIIRLRREEETLDTIKQFYVLCGNKEDKFTILCDLYATMTVAQAMIFCHTRKTASWLSAKLTNEGHSVALLSGELTVIQRASIIKRFRDGKEKVLVTTNVCSRGIDVEQVSLVVNFDLPVDMAGNADYETYLHRIGRTGRFGRRGFAINMVDSESGMDVIRQIEMHFDRNILKLDTRNVEEIEKQLN
- the ints11 gene encoding integrator complex subunit 11; the encoded protein is MPEIKVTPLGAGQDVGRSCIIVSIGGKNIMLDCGMHMGYNDDRRFPDFSYIIQNGRLTDYLDCVIISHFHLDHCGALPYMSEMVGYDGPIYMTHPTKAICPILLEDFRKITVDKKGETNFFTSQMIKDCMKKVIPLNLHQTVQVDDELEIKAYYAGHVLGAAMVHIKVGSESVVYTGDYNMTPDRHLGAAWIDKCRPDLLISESTYATTIRDSKRCRERDFLKKVHESIERGGKVLIPVFALGRAQELCILLETFWERMNLKAPIYFSTGLTEKANHYYKLFITWTNQKIRKTFVQRNMFEFKHIKPFDRSYADNPGPMVVFATPGMLHAGQSLQIFKKWAGNEKNMVIMPGYCVQGTIGHKILNGQRKLEMEGRATLDVKLQVEYMSFSAHADAKGIMQLIRMAEPRNMLLVHGEAVKMEFLKGKIEQEFSIDCYMPANGETTTVTTNPKVPIDMSLNLLKREMALGGPLPDPKKPRIMHGTLIMKDNSLKLVSSEQALKELGLNEHQLRFTCRVQLHDPHSDPDTLRKIYTHLKSVLKGYTIQHLPDGTVMVESIVIKVSSSSEEANTKVILLSWSYQDEDLGSFLSTLLKKGLPSGL
- the ubxn10 gene encoding UBX domain-containing protein 10, translated to MDFTRSKSKSGASRDMGAVRGQPGSGRTTRDLCSRREPANFHGNLNAPDFPDLNKYKVLPAIAKARSGNASRSSSDGGGSRGCGREPDRIGTLLLAIRAPCGGRFERLFDPADPLRTVRDCAEARFGTRYGEVSIATMDVPRRSFTDLDLTLVQCGIHDRSLLCITPL